CATCTTTATAAATTTCGTTAAAGTATTCACCATCTTTTATAAAAAGCACTCGATCGCAGTAACTGGCTGCAACTGGATCATGTGTGACCATAATAATTGTTGTCTGATTCTTTTTATTCACCTGTGATAATATTTCTAATACGTCTTTTGCTGATTTTGAATCTAAATTTCCAGTCGGCTCATCTGCAAGGATAATAGTTGGTTCATGTATTAATGCACGACCTATGGCTGTTCTTTGTGCCTGTCCCCCTGAAATTTCGGTTGGCCTTTTATCCAAAATAGAAGTTAAGTCAAGTTGAGCTGCCAATTCTTTTACTCTCAGTTTCATCATTTCTACAGGCTGCCCATCAAGCGTTAATGGCAAAACCATGTTTTCCTCCACTGTTAAGGCTGGAAGTAAATTGAAATCTTGAAACACAAAACCAAGCTGCCTTCTTCTAAAGAGTGACAAATCATTTACGGTAAGTTGTAAAGGATTTGTTCCATTAATCGTTATATCTCCTGATGTAGGTATATCAATAGTGGAAATAATATTTAGCAATGTTGTTTTTCCACTGCCAGAAGGGCCCATTACTGCAAGGAATTCTCCTTTTTCAACTTCAAAGCTTATTTGATTAATGGCAAGATGAGCTACTTTTCCCTCATATACTTTCGTCACTTCTTCTAGTGTTAATATCGACATCTTGCTCGCTCCGTTCTTCTTGTTCTTGCTGTTTAAACACGATTGAGACAGTCGTTCCTTCACCAACTTTAGTAGTAATCGTCATTTCATGTCCAAGACGATTGCAAATTTCTTGTGCTAAATATAATCCCATACCTGTAGATTCACCTGTTTTTCGACCATTTTCTCCCGTGAAGAATGCTTTTGTTACCCTTTTTATATCCGATGTAGGAATACCAATTCCTTCATCTCGAACAGAAAAGATGACATTTTCATCCATTATTTTCGTCTCAAAGTAAACTTTTTTATTTTCCTCAAATGTATACTTAACAGCATTTGTTAAAAACTGCGCGATGACAAATTGAAGCCATTTTGTATCCGATGTAATAATACAATTATCATCGATTGATATAAATGGAAACACATGATGTCCTATAAATAAACGTTTGTTTTCCGTCACGACTTTGCTAACTAGTTGCTTTAAGTCCACTTGTTCTATATGCATATCCTCTTCAAATGTATCTAATCTTGCATTCATTAAAACAGCATCTAGTCCCCTTTTTAAACGATCCGTTTCTTCGGATACACTCATAGAATCGATTTGATGCTCGTTTTGTACCATCAGCTCTAGTACGGAAATAGGTGTTTTCATTTGATGAACCCAGCTATTCATAAATTGTAGATGTCTATTTTGCGTTGCATATAGTAATTGCACTTCTTTCTGATAAAGCCTGTAAATATGTTGCAAGTACATTTCCACCTGTTTAATTTCCGGAGATTGAGCTTCACGCTGCAAAACCACTTCAATTTTGGTTGGAACGGAAAGAATCTTTTTATAAAAAGAATATTTCTTTACAAACAACGTTCCTAAAAAAGTAATCGTTAATATACTACTAATAACAATTGAATATATTGCTGTATCTAAGTTTCGAAACCCATCTAACCAATACAAGAGCATGATAAATAATACTAATAAAAATTGAAAGATAAGAAAGATTACATGTTCTCGTATAAACAATCGGAACATATTAAGATTCCTCCGAACTTAGGATCAATCGATAGCCCGCTCCTCGAACCGTTTCAATCGTTGACATGACATCATAATCTGCGAGCTTTTTCCGAACACGCGTCATATTTACATTGAGTGTATTTTCATCCACGAATGACTGGTCATCCCATAATTCTTCTAATAACTGCTCTCTTGTAACAAGCTTCGGATAATTTCGCATAAGCAGCTCTAATATTGTACATTCTTTCTTTTGTAGTGGTATTTCCTCTGTTGCTATATGCAGTTCCATTCTCTCTAGAAATAATTGAAGTTTTCCTACCTTCACAATTCGTTCTTCTTGTTTTGCAGCATATTCGCCATATGTTCTTCTTAAATGGCTTCGTATTTTTGCAAGGACGATTTCATAATGAAAAGGTTTCGTTATAAAGTCATCACCGCCATTTTCTAAAGCAAAAACTTGGTCCATTTCTCCTGATCGTGCGGAAACAAATATAATAGGACACGTTGTAAATTGACGGAGCTGGCGGCACCAATAATAGCCATC
The nucleotide sequence above comes from Psychrobacillus glaciei. Encoded proteins:
- a CDS encoding ABC transporter ATP-binding protein, which translates into the protein MSILTLEEVTKVYEGKVAHLAINQISFEVEKGEFLAVMGPSGSGKTTLLNIISTIDIPTSGDITINGTNPLQLTVNDLSLFRRRQLGFVFQDFNLLPALTVEENMVLPLTLDGQPVEMMKLRVKELAAQLDLTSILDKRPTEISGGQAQRTAIGRALIHEPTIILADEPTGNLDSKSAKDVLEILSQVNKKNQTTIIMVTHDPVAASYCDRVLFIKDGEYFNEIYKDDRRQTFFQRILNVLSLLGGNVNDLSTIRLS
- a CDS encoding response regulator transcription factor, producing the protein MMIHRILVVEDDRKIAALLAETLRKYHYEVHTIQNFDSILEEFEVFDPHLILLDVNLPSYDGYYWCRQLRQFTTCPIIFVSARSGEMDQVFALENGGDDFITKPFHYEIVLAKIRSHLRRTYGEYAAKQEERIVKVGKLQLFLERMELHIATEEIPLQKKECTILELLMRNYPKLVTREQLLEELWDDQSFVDENTLNVNMTRVRKKLADYDVMSTIETVRGAGYRLILSSEES
- a CDS encoding sensor histidine kinase; this translates as MFRLFIREHVIFLIFQFLLVLFIMLLYWLDGFRNLDTAIYSIVISSILTITFLGTLFVKKYSFYKKILSVPTKIEVVLQREAQSPEIKQVEMYLQHIYRLYQKEVQLLYATQNRHLQFMNSWVHQMKTPISVLELMVQNEHQIDSMSVSEETDRLKRGLDAVLMNARLDTFEEDMHIEQVDLKQLVSKVVTENKRLFIGHHVFPFISIDDNCIITSDTKWLQFVIAQFLTNAVKYTFEENKKVYFETKIMDENVIFSVRDEGIGIPTSDIKRVTKAFFTGENGRKTGESTGMGLYLAQEICNRLGHEMTITTKVGEGTTVSIVFKQQEQEERSEQDVDINTRRSDESI